The following proteins are encoded in a genomic region of Anas acuta chromosome 28, bAnaAcu1.1, whole genome shotgun sequence:
- the LOC137845560 gene encoding scale keratin-like, with product MSCYDLCPTYNSGISCPQPIADSCNEPCVRQCPDSTTVIQPPPVVVTFPGPILSSFPQDSVVGSSGAPVFGGFGGSLGFGGSSLGYGGLYGSGGSSLGYGGLYGSGGSSLGYGGLYGYGGSSLGYGGLSGYGGSSLGYRGLSGYGRSFGSGYCSPYTYRYNRYRRGSCGPC from the coding sequence ATGTCTTGCTATGATCTGTGCCCCACCTACAACAGTGGTatcagctgcccccagcccatcGCTGACAGCTGCAATGAGCCCTGTGTCCGGCAGTGCCCTGACTCCACGACTGTGATCCAGCCGCCCCCGGTTGTCGTCACCTTTcctggccccatcctcagctccttcccccaggaTTCAGTTGTGGGATCCTCCGGAGCACCCGTCtttgggggctttgggggctcCCTAGGCTTTGGAGGCTCTTCCCTGGGCTACGGGGGTCTGTATGGCTCTGGGGGCTCTTCCCTGGGCTACGGGGGTCTGTATGGCTCTGGGGGCTCTTCCCTGGGCTACGGGGGTCTGTATGGCTATGGGGGCTCTTCCCTGGGCTACGGGGGCCTGTCTGGCTATGGAGGCTCCTCCCTGGGCTACAGGGGCCTGTCTGGCTATGGTAGATCCTTTGGTTCTGGCTATTGCAGCCCTTACACCTACCGGTACAACAGATACCGCCGTGGAAGCTGTGGGCCCTGCTAA